In Oryza sativa Japonica Group chromosome 8, ASM3414082v1, the sequence GATCTGGATCAGgggttcttcttcttgtttttttttcccgtgCACGCGGGGTGTTTGTGTGAATGCCTCGTCCGTGTTTGTCTGGTTCGATGGGGGTGATTGATGGGGGATGCGCTTGTGCAGATCCTGATGTACCAGCTCTGCAAGGGCGTTGCTTTCTGCCATGGCCGCGGTGTGCTGCACCGTGACCTCAAGCCGCATAACCTGCTCATGGACCGCAAGACCATGGCGCTCAAGATCGCCGACCTCGGGCTCAGCCGCTCGTTCACTGTCCCTCTCAAGAAGTACACCCACGAGGTCCGGTTCCTACATCCTACTACTAGCAGTCTCTAATCTGCTTGGTGATCTGTTTCGCATGCGTGATTTCTGTTCTTGGATCTCACTGTGATGAATGGATTATTTTTCGCAGATCCTGACGCTGTGGTACAGGGCTCCCGAGGTTCTTCTTGGCGCGGCACACTACTCCACTCCGGTTGACATCTGGTCTGTGGGCTGCATTTTTGGTACGGTGAACTGATATTTTGGCCACTGTAAATTATCATTTCTTCAGGATTCATGCCTTGACATTGTTGATATATCTTGTGCATTGCAGCTGAGTTGGCCACTAACCAACCTCTTTTCGCTGGAGATTCCGAGGTTCAGCAGCTTCTGCACATTTTCAAGTACTGTGCCTGTTTCCTCATCAATTGTTCTTTGTGCTCGCTGGCATACTTGAGGGGTATAATCGTGTATTCATGGTGGTGATTTATCTTGATTGTTTGGTTCCAGGTTGCTGGGCACCCCAAATGAGCAAGTTTGGCCAGGAGTGAGCAAGCTACCTAACTGGCACGAGTACCCCCAGTGGAATCCCTCGAAAGTGTCTGATCTTGTCCATGGTCTCGACGCTGATGCTCTTGATCTTCTTGAGGTTTGTACTATGCTGCTTTTGCTCGTTGCTATACTTGATTATTTTCTTCTACTTCAAAATCGATGTACAATGTTAGGTGTAAACTGTATCATGAACGTAAAATGGAAGAAAGGTGTTATCAATTGAATTGAATCCTGACATGGTTCTTGTTTTCGATTGCAGAAAATGCTGCAGTACGAGCCGTCGAAGCGGATCTCTGCGAAGAAGGCCATGGAGCATCCCTACTTCAACGACGTGAACAAGGAGCTCTACTGAAGGTCGATTGATGATGTTCAccaccaaggaaaaaaaaacgttgTGCGTCTTCGTGACTAGCCTGCCCTGAAGCATTGCTTTTGCTTCTAGGGGGAAAAGTACTGTTTGTGTCTGTTTCCTGGATGCTGCTTAGTGTGCTTAAGAATTCACTTGTTTGTGATGGTAATGAGTAATGACTTAAGAATTCGACAAAATCTGTGTGTTTATATGTTTCATAAGTCGATCAGTTTTCTTGTTTGGTTTTGTTTGTTGTCGTTAATTCGTCAAGTCAGTCAGCCAGTTGTGTGCGAAGAAACGGTTGGTTTGTGAACTTTCTACCGCTTACTGACCGTTACCGAAGAAGACTCAACAGTGAAAACCGCAGGCCCATTAAACCATGGATCAGCCTGGAAACAATTTGTACCATCTACCCTTCTCCATGACACTCCATCTCCTGCATCCAGGGGCGGAGTTGGCATCAAAATAAGGGTGATGCACTACTATTGAAAATCTAGAAAATTTCAATGCAAAACAGTATATTCTAGTGTTTTTAGTGACAAATTATGAGTTTAGGAGGGTTCCTGTGCACCACCTAAACACAACGCCTGCATCTGGGATTATGCCATCGTCAAAGAGGGATTCGTTAACTGGGTTTCGTCAAAATACCTCAAACTTACAAGTCGATCTTATCTAAAGCATGTTTGCTGGTGTACACATTTTGCCA encodes:
- the LOC4346016 gene encoding cyclin-dependent kinase B2-1, translated to MAALHHQAAAAPVTTTTDGGELRAMDLYEKLEKVGEGTYGKVYKAREKATGRIVALKKTRLPEDDEGVPPTALREVSLLRMLSQDSHVVRLLDLKQGQNKEGQTILYLVFEYMDTDLKKFIRAHRQNLQKIPVPTVKILMYQLCKGVAFCHGRGVLHRDLKPHNLLMDRKTMALKIADLGLSRSFTVPLKKYTHEILTLWYRAPEVLLGAAHYSTPVDIWSVGCIFAELATNQPLFAGDSEVQQLLHIFKLLGTPNEQVWPGVSKLPNWHEYPQWNPSKVSDLVHGLDADALDLLEKMLQYEPSKRISAKKAMEHPYFNDVNKELY